In Candidatus Sedimenticola sp. (ex Thyasira tokunagai), the following proteins share a genomic window:
- a CDS encoding DUF1015 family protein, with translation MSLVKAFRGLRPAPGYTADVAAPPYDVMSADEARTMVEGKPWSFLHVSRAEVDLPPGTDPYAADVYAKAAENLQRMKAEEVLVQDALPSFYVYRLTMGSHRQTGLVAAASVEAYDQGRIKKHEFTRPMKEDDRVRQIDVLNAQTGPVFLVYPSEAEVDRILADATSAAPAMDVTAEDEVRHEVWVVDDAERVARLTTLFDAMPALYVADGHHRSAAASRVTADRKAANPDHNGEEAYNYFLSVIFPHNQMQILDYNRVIRDLNGHERSAFVEAVGERFELTASDQPVKPTGPGEFGMYLTDQWYRLCIDPQKIPTDDPVASLDISLLTAELIDPILGISDPRRDNRIDFIGGIRGLEGLAKRVDSGEMAVAFSLYPTSMEALMAVADDDEVMPPKSTWFEPKLADGLVSHEL, from the coding sequence ATGTCATTAGTAAAAGCATTCAGGGGTTTAAGACCCGCACCCGGCTATACCGCAGATGTGGCGGCTCCCCCCTACGATGTTATGAGTGCTGATGAGGCGCGTACAATGGTAGAGGGAAAGCCATGGAGCTTTCTCCATGTATCGAGAGCGGAGGTTGATCTACCTCCGGGTACGGATCCCTATGCGGCTGATGTCTATGCCAAAGCGGCTGAAAACCTACAGCGAATGAAAGCGGAAGAGGTGTTGGTTCAAGACGCGCTACCCAGCTTCTATGTCTACCGTTTGACCATGGGTAGTCATCGCCAGACCGGTTTAGTCGCTGCCGCCTCCGTTGAGGCCTATGATCAGGGACGGATAAAAAAGCATGAGTTTACCCGCCCAATGAAAGAGGATGACCGGGTACGTCAGATCGATGTTTTGAATGCCCAGACTGGTCCGGTGTTTTTGGTCTATCCGAGTGAGGCTGAGGTGGACCGGATACTCGCTGATGCTACATCCGCCGCTCCGGCGATGGATGTCACTGCAGAAGATGAGGTGCGGCACGAAGTGTGGGTGGTTGATGATGCCGAGCGGGTGGCACGCTTGACCACCCTGTTTGACGCTATGCCGGCGCTCTACGTAGCGGATGGGCATCATCGCTCTGCTGCCGCTTCACGGGTTACCGCCGACCGAAAGGCGGCAAATCCGGACCACAATGGAGAAGAGGCCTATAACTACTTTCTCTCGGTTATCTTTCCCCATAATCAGATGCAGATTCTCGATTACAATCGTGTGATCAGGGATCTCAATGGACATGAGCGTTCGGCATTTGTCGAAGCCGTTGGTGAGCGCTTTGAGCTTACTGCCAGTGATCAGCCTGTGAAGCCGACGGGCCCGGGTGAGTTTGGCATGTACCTTACCGACCAGTGGTATCGGTTGTGCATTGATCCGCAGAAAATTCCTACTGACGATCCAGTCGCCAGCCTCGACATTAGCCTGCTTACGGCTGAACTGATCGATCCTATACTGGGTATCAGTGACCCCCGACGTGACAACCGTATCGACTTTATTGGTGGTATTCGGGGCCTGGAAGGCTTGGCTAAGCGTGTTGATAGCGGTGAAATGGCGGTTGCGTTTTCTCTTTATCCCACCTCTATGGAAGCTTTAATGGCAGTGGCTGACGATGATGAGGTGATGCCCCCCAAGTCGACTTGGTTCGAGCCGAAACTGGCCGACGGTCTGGTTAGTCACGAGTTGTAG
- a CDS encoding aldolase catalytic domain-containing protein, with protein sequence MYREEIKVLDCTIRDGGLINNYQFKDDFVKAVYRAACDSGVDVVELGKKLTESDEYTREKYGKWNFCDDDDLKRVIDSHESEQRPLIAVMFDVGRVDFSTLKPADQAPSDMIRTACYVADIDKGIDFAKRSKDLGYLTTINIMAPSASIRTDLIEGLSQINEVDEVDYLYLVDSYGAFYSEQVTDYLNLYKKYAPNKELGFHAHNNQQLAFSNTQQAIIDGVNMLDATINGIGRGAGNCNLELLLNFLKNPKFDVRPVYKAIQEHLVPLRSEIEWGFNDIYGISGHLNQHPRAAMKCRGDNEIKDLCHEFYLSSTRMDEDTLT encoded by the coding sequence ATGTATCGCGAAGAGATCAAAGTTCTGGACTGCACCATTAGAGATGGCGGGTTGATCAACAACTACCAGTTTAAGGACGACTTTGTGAAGGCAGTTTACCGCGCCGCCTGTGACTCAGGTGTGGATGTGGTTGAACTGGGAAAGAAGCTAACCGAAAGTGATGAGTACACGCGTGAAAAATACGGGAAGTGGAATTTCTGTGATGATGATGACCTGAAGAGGGTGATCGACTCCCATGAGAGTGAGCAGCGACCTCTGATTGCAGTGATGTTTGATGTTGGGCGAGTCGATTTTTCTACCTTGAAACCCGCCGACCAAGCACCATCTGACATGATTCGTACAGCCTGTTATGTGGCGGATATCGATAAGGGAATCGATTTTGCCAAACGCTCCAAGGACCTGGGCTATCTCACCACAATCAATATCATGGCGCCCTCTGCATCCATCCGCACTGACCTGATCGAGGGGCTGTCACAGATTAATGAGGTTGATGAGGTAGATTATCTCTATCTGGTGGACAGCTATGGTGCCTTCTATTCTGAGCAGGTTACCGACTACCTAAACCTGTACAAGAAATACGCACCTAACAAAGAGTTGGGTTTTCACGCCCATAATAACCAGCAGTTAGCCTTTTCAAATACCCAGCAGGCAATCATCGATGGCGTAAACATGCTTGATGCCACTATCAATGGGATTGGTCGTGGCGCCGGCAACTGTAACCTGGAACTACTATTGAACTTCCTCAAAAACCCAAAGTTCGATGTACGTCCTGTTTATAAAGCGATTCAGGAACATCTCGTTCCTCTGAGGAGTGAGATTGAGTGGGGTTTCAATGATATCTATGGTATCAGCGGCCACCTTAATCAGCATCCTCGTGCTGCTATGAAATGCAGAGGCGATAATGAGATCAAAGATCTTTGCCATGAATTTTATCTCTCATCTACCAGGATGGATGAGGATACACTGACTTGA
- a CDS encoding 4Fe-4S dicluster domain-containing protein produces MSKEDNKENGAQSVSRRDFLRKAGTYSAASLSGAAMLLSNPKPAQATTNVEWAEHFQKNYRLMTEEEKQEALDRLEKRYSEEFGKEVTVDGSPAMDGVLFGYALNIQKCIGCRRCAKACVAENNQSRGDEQQIEWIRVLRLEKGQFSADDRDNAGYPGDYGIQVGGNAYKPAGVVLEGQHYYEAEQVPEKDAFYMPMQCMQCEKPPCVKVCPVQTTYRDPDGIVVIDYNWCIGCRMCIGACPYWARRFNWGEPSLPAEEMNPVTHYLGNRPRMKGVAEKCTFCVQRTRKGRWTACVEVCPVGARKLGNLLDPESDVRKVLETKKVFRLRADLNTYPKFFYFMD; encoded by the coding sequence ATGTCTAAAGAAGACAACAAAGAGAATGGCGCTCAAAGCGTCTCCCGACGCGATTTTTTGCGTAAGGCGGGGACCTACAGTGCAGCATCACTCTCTGGGGCTGCCATGCTCCTGTCCAATCCAAAACCGGCTCAGGCGACGACAAACGTCGAATGGGCAGAGCATTTTCAGAAAAACTACCGTCTGATGACGGAAGAGGAGAAGCAGGAGGCGCTCGACCGACTTGAGAAACGCTACTCCGAGGAGTTCGGCAAAGAGGTCACAGTCGACGGCTCACCCGCAATGGACGGCGTCCTCTTCGGCTACGCACTCAATATCCAGAAATGTATTGGCTGCCGGCGCTGCGCAAAAGCGTGTGTTGCCGAAAACAATCAGTCCCGGGGTGATGAACAGCAGATTGAATGGATTCGAGTCCTTCGTCTGGAGAAAGGTCAGTTCTCTGCAGATGACAGGGACAACGCCGGCTACCCGGGAGACTATGGCATTCAGGTAGGCGGCAATGCCTACAAGCCCGCAGGTGTGGTGCTGGAGGGTCAGCACTACTACGAAGCCGAGCAGGTGCCGGAGAAAGATGCTTTCTACATGCCCATGCAATGCATGCAGTGTGAAAAGCCCCCCTGCGTCAAGGTCTGCCCGGTACAAACCACCTATCGTGATCCCGACGGTATCGTCGTTATCGATTACAACTGGTGTATCGGCTGTCGCATGTGCATTGGCGCCTGCCCCTACTGGGCACGCCGTTTCAACTGGGGTGAGCCGAGCCTTCCGGCCGAAGAGATGAACCCGGTGACACACTACCTGGGTAACCGGCCGCGCATGAAAGGTGTCGCTGAAAAGTGCACTTTCTGTGTGCAGCGCACTAGAAAGGGCCGCTGGACCGCCTGTGTTGAGGTCTGCCCGGTAGGCGCACGCAAACTTGGCAACCTGCTGGATCCGGAGAGTGACGTTCGCAAGGTATTGGAGACGAAAAAAGTCTTCCGCCTGAGAGCCGATCTCAATACCTATCCCAAGTTTTTCTACTTCATGGACTAA